The Crocinitomicaceae bacterium genome includes a region encoding these proteins:
- a CDS encoding CPBP family intramembrane metalloprotease yields MSFEYIALDLSFSSSDMKVFVSVIVSLVTFTLYWFVAASPRIKKWFYTKYEADEASLRHIFFSKVFGFFSMGVLAAVTCLILVPEYNLEMYGLGWNGDTAFFSLVWICGLCLLVVPLAFFSAKKEKNWPNYPQIRSKIWTRRTVIMAAVGWFVYLFGYEFLFRGILFFPLVEVIGLWPAIGVNIALYSATHIPKGLDETIGAAPLGLVLCLLTLASGTLWIAILVHVAMAWTNCFTSLKYNPATNYKRK; encoded by the coding sequence ATGTCATTTGAATATATTGCTTTAGATCTTTCATTTTCTTCTTCAGATATGAAAGTATTTGTGTCCGTGATTGTCAGTTTAGTAACCTTCACCTTGTATTGGTTTGTTGCTGCATCACCACGCATTAAAAAATGGTTCTACACCAAGTATGAGGCAGATGAAGCATCTCTCAGACATATTTTCTTTTCAAAAGTGTTTGGCTTTTTCTCTATGGGCGTGCTTGCTGCGGTAACTTGTTTGATTTTGGTTCCTGAATACAATCTAGAAATGTATGGTTTAGGATGGAATGGTGACACTGCTTTTTTCTCTCTGGTATGGATTTGTGGCCTATGCTTACTTGTTGTTCCATTGGCTTTTTTCAGTGCAAAAAAAGAAAAAAACTGGCCTAATTATCCGCAAATCAGATCAAAAATTTGGACACGCCGAACCGTGATTATGGCCGCTGTTGGTTGGTTCGTTTATTTATTCGGTTATGAATTTTTATTCAGAGGAATTTTATTTTTTCCCTTGGTTGAGGTCATTGGTTTGTGGCCGGCCATTGGAGTGAATATTGCACTTTATTCTGCAACGCATATTCCTAAAGGGCTTGACGAAACGATTGGGGCAGCACCGCTTGGCCTGGTGTTATGTTTGCTGACACTGGCATCCGGAACATTGTGGATTGCAATTTTAGTACACGTTGCAATGGCATGGACCAATTGTTTTACCTCGCTGAAATATAATCCGGCGACTAATTACAAAAGAAAATGA
- a CDS encoding NAD-dependent epimerase/dehydratase family protein, translating into MTNKPENAKVFVTGPDGLLGSNLLRELIARGYEITAMTETDKVAPTISSLPAKFVQGNLLEPAKLKEIIAGADVVIHCAANTSVYPPRAEIINKVNIDGTKNIIDACLANKVKKLIAVGTANSFAPGPIDQPGTEKNPYTGDQFGLDYMDSKKRASDLILEAVRDHGLNAVIGNPTFMIGPYDSRPSSGALILGVYNGKVPGYTNGGKNYVYVKDVAVAIANAITMGKSGESYILGHENLNYGDAFRKIASILGVKPPRIRMPKFVVVGVGALNSFGAKIFKYRPAITYQIARLSVGDHYYSSAKAVRELNMPQTNIDIAFQDAIAWFRENGYLTKK; encoded by the coding sequence ATGACCAATAAACCCGAGAATGCTAAGGTATTTGTCACTGGTCCTGATGGATTACTGGGCAGTAATTTACTACGTGAGTTAATTGCCAGAGGATATGAGATTACTGCCATGACTGAGACCGACAAAGTGGCCCCAACAATTAGTTCCCTTCCGGCAAAATTTGTTCAGGGAAATCTGTTGGAACCAGCAAAGTTGAAAGAAATTATTGCAGGTGCTGATGTTGTGATACACTGTGCCGCAAACACCAGTGTATATCCACCGCGTGCTGAAATAATCAATAAAGTAAATATAGATGGTACTAAAAATATCATTGACGCCTGTCTTGCCAACAAGGTTAAAAAATTAATTGCGGTTGGTACGGCAAACTCATTTGCACCGGGTCCAATTGATCAACCGGGGACTGAAAAAAATCCATACACCGGTGATCAGTTCGGCTTAGATTATATGGATTCAAAAAAACGTGCCAGTGATCTAATTCTTGAAGCCGTGCGTGATCATGGTTTGAATGCAGTGATTGGTAATCCTACTTTCATGATTGGACCTTATGATTCAAGACCAAGTTCTGGCGCACTTATTCTTGGAGTGTACAATGGTAAAGTACCGGGATATACTAACGGCGGAAAAAATTATGTCTATGTAAAAGATGTTGCTGTTGCTATTGCCAATGCAATTACCATGGGTAAAAGCGGTGAGTCATACATTCTCGGACATGAAAATTTAAATTATGGTGATGCGTTTAGAAAAATTGCATCCATCCTTGGTGTAAAACCACCCCGTATTCGCATGCCAAAATTTGTAGTTGTTGGGGTAGGAGCATTGAATTCTTTTGGTGCTAAAATTTTCAAATATCGCCCAGCAATTACTTATCAAATTGCGCGCCTTTCAGTGGGTGATCACTATTACTCATCTGCAAAAGCCGTTCGTGAATTGAATATGCCTCAAACCAATATTGATATTGCCTTTCAAGATGCCATTGCCTGGTTCAGAGAAAATGGTTATCTGACAAAAAAATAA
- a CDS encoding SDR family oxidoreductase: MNGKVAVITGSSRGIGKAIAIDLAKQGAFIVLNGRNQQRLDETMAEIKKIHEHVISMCCDVSIVAEGKRLIDAAIDKFGRLDILVNNVGVSMRGNVADLNPEVFKTVFESNVYGVVNPTIPAIPHLRKTKGSIVFISSLAGIRGLPFLSAYCSSKMALRAIAESIRIEEHANGIHVGLIFVGVTEIEHNKETIAADGSMKILKDRAKSKVQSTQQVAEAVRKNIVRRKFITTLTGIGKLNKFLQPRYPMLVEKIILKSLHKFAEKSE, translated from the coding sequence ATGAACGGAAAAGTTGCTGTAATAACAGGTTCCAGCAGAGGCATTGGAAAGGCTATTGCCATTGATTTGGCTAAGCAGGGTGCATTCATTGTTCTTAACGGGCGTAACCAGCAACGTTTAGATGAAACAATGGCTGAAATAAAAAAAATTCATGAGCATGTAATCAGTATGTGTTGTGATGTTTCAATTGTTGCTGAGGGCAAACGACTCATTGATGCAGCGATTGATAAATTTGGACGATTAGATATTTTGGTGAACAACGTGGGGGTTTCTATGCGTGGAAATGTTGCCGATTTAAATCCTGAAGTTTTTAAAACCGTGTTTGAAAGTAATGTGTACGGCGTTGTAAATCCAACTATTCCTGCTATCCCACATCTGCGAAAAACTAAAGGGAGTATTGTTTTTATTTCGAGTCTTGCCGGCATCAGGGGCTTACCGTTTTTATCGGCTTATTGTTCTTCTAAAATGGCTTTGAGAGCAATTGCTGAATCTATTCGTATTGAAGAGCATGCCAATGGAATTCATGTAGGTTTAATTTTTGTTGGAGTAACAGAAATTGAACACAATAAAGAAACCATAGCTGCTGATGGTTCTATGAAAATTTTAAAAGATCGTGCTAAATCAAAAGTGCAATCCACACAGCAGGTGGCTGAAGCGGTGCGGAAGAATATTGTACGTCGTAAATTCATTACCACGCTAACCGGAATTGGCAAATTGAATAAATTTTTACAGCCGCGTTATCCTATGCTGGTAGAAAAAATCATTTTAAAATCATTGCATAAATTCGCAGAAAAAAGTGAATAA